From the Bacillota bacterium genome, one window contains:
- the trmD gene encoding tRNA (guanosine(37)-N1)-methyltransferase TrmD, with protein MRVTFLSLFPEMFPGPLGTSILGKACERGILQVELVDIRDFARDKHRITDDVPFGGGPGMVMKPEPIVAALEAVLGRTLEPAPAHVVEAGHGPYRPALAREGVRVVLLTPQGRTFCQEMAEELAGCRHLVLVCGHYEGVDERVRFFVTDEVSIGDYVLTGGEIPALVVADAVCRLVPGVVGDPQSPRTDSFALGLLEGPQYTRPRSFRGLEVPPVLLSGDHAAIRAWQRQQSLRRTLLRRPDLLARARLTEKDVEMLSTMRHEVAGRREPVL; from the coding sequence ATGCGGGTTACGTTCTTATCCCTATTTCCGGAGATGTTCCCCGGCCCCCTGGGCACCAGCATTCTGGGGAAGGCTTGTGAGCGGGGCATCCTCCAGGTGGAGCTGGTGGATATCAGGGACTTTGCCCGCGACAAGCACCGCATCACCGACGATGTGCCCTTCGGCGGTGGCCCGGGCATGGTCATGAAGCCGGAACCCATCGTGGCGGCCCTGGAGGCCGTGCTGGGCCGAACCCTGGAACCCGCCCCCGCCCACGTGGTGGAAGCCGGGCACGGGCCCTACCGGCCTGCCCTGGCCCGCGAGGGCGTGCGGGTGGTGCTGCTTACCCCCCAGGGACGCACTTTCTGCCAGGAGATGGCCGAGGAACTGGCCGGGTGCCGCCACCTGGTGCTGGTATGCGGCCACTACGAGGGAGTGGACGAGCGGGTCCGCTTCTTCGTGACCGACGAGGTATCGATCGGTGACTACGTGCTCACGGGGGGAGAAATACCGGCCCTGGTAGTGGCGGACGCGGTGTGCCGGTTGGTGCCGGGGGTGGTGGGAGACCCCCAGTCGCCCCGCACCGATTCCTTCGCCCTGGGCCTGCTGGAAGGGCCTCAGTACACCCGGCCCCGCTCTTTCCGGGGCCTGGAGGTCCCGCCCGTGTTGCTTTCCGGCGACCATGCCGCCATCCGTGCCTGGCAGCGGCAGCAGTCCCTGCGCCGCACCTTGCTCCGCCGGCCCGACCTGCTGGCGCGGGCGAGGCTCACCGAAAAGGACGTGGAGATGCTGAGCACTATGCGCCACGAAGTGGCAGGACGCCGGGAGCCTGTGCTATAA
- the rplS gene encoding 50S ribosomal protein L19, translating to MDLIRLVEQQQMRRDLPDFRPGDTVRVHVRVVEGGRERSQVFEGIVIQRQGGGLGETFTVRRISYGVGVERTFLLHSPRLEKIEVVRRGRVRRAKLFYLRGLSGRAARVKEMKERPGQG from the coding sequence TTGGATCTCATCAGGTTGGTGGAACAGCAGCAAATGCGCCGTGATTTGCCCGATTTCCGGCCCGGTGACACGGTCCGCGTGCACGTGCGTGTGGTCGAGGGGGGCCGGGAGAGGTCTCAGGTCTTCGAAGGGATTGTCATCCAGCGTCAGGGCGGAGGCCTGGGGGAGACCTTTACCGTTCGGCGGATATCCTACGGCGTGGGTGTGGAACGCACTTTTCTCTTGCACTCCCCGCGCCTGGAGAAAATCGAGGTGGTGCGCCGGGGCCGGGTGAGGCGGGCCAAGCTCTTCTACCTACGTGGCTTGAGCGGCCGGGCGGCGCGGGTGAAGGAAATGAAGGAGCGGCCGGGGCAAGGCTAG
- the lepB gene encoding signal peptidase I yields the protein MSRQRGWWRDAVQTVLLAGLLALVIRVFVVEPFRVDGPSMEPTLFTGERLLVDKISYRFHPPRRGDVVVFRNPRNLREDYIKRVVALPGDKVEMRLGRLYVNDQPVPEPYVLRDGISTYGPEVIPPGYCFVLGDNRANSRDSRFFGPVPLHLIKGRAWIIFWPPARIHVLAGRSSSIP from the coding sequence GTGAGTCGGCAGCGGGGGTGGTGGCGCGACGCGGTCCAGACAGTCCTCCTGGCCGGACTGCTTGCGCTGGTCATCCGGGTCTTCGTGGTGGAGCCGTTTCGCGTGGACGGGCCCTCGATGGAGCCTACCCTTTTCACCGGAGAACGCCTGCTCGTCGACAAGATCTCCTATCGCTTTCACCCTCCCCGCCGGGGTGACGTGGTGGTCTTCCGCAACCCCCGCAATCTCCGGGAGGACTACATAAAGCGCGTGGTGGCTCTCCCCGGGGACAAGGTGGAGATGCGGCTCGGTAGGCTGTACGTGAACGACCAGCCCGTCCCGGAGCCCTACGTATTGAGGGATGGCATCTCCACCTACGGGCCCGAGGTGATCCCTCCGGGATACTGCTTTGTCCTGGGTGACAACCGGGCCAACAGCCGCGATTCTCGCTTCTTCGGGCCCGTCCCCCTACACCTCATTAAGGGGCGGGCCTGGATCATCTTCTGGCCCCCGGCCCGCATCCACGTGCTGGCCGGCCGCTCCTCCAGCATCCCCTGA
- a CDS encoding 23S rRNA (pseudouridine(1915)-N(3))-methyltransferase RlmH — MNIEIITVGILRERYLKEGVADYVRRLRRYAPLVITEVPEAHIFPGAGSAEVEAAKAREGEEILRRLGRGTHVVALDEGGEMLSSAQLAAWLDKLAASGVGRVVFVIGGPRGLSRAVLDRADFRLSLSRLTFPHEIACLLLLEQLYRAFKINRREPYHY; from the coding sequence TTGAACATTGAGATCATCACCGTAGGCATTCTCCGTGAGCGCTACCTCAAAGAGGGTGTGGCCGATTACGTCCGGCGCCTGCGGCGGTATGCGCCCCTGGTCATAACCGAGGTGCCGGAGGCGCACATTTTCCCCGGAGCGGGCAGTGCGGAAGTCGAGGCGGCCAAGGCAAGGGAGGGAGAGGAAATCTTGCGCCGCCTGGGCCGGGGGACTCATGTCGTGGCCCTGGACGAGGGAGGAGAGATGCTCAGTTCCGCCCAACTGGCCGCCTGGCTGGACAAACTGGCGGCCAGCGGCGTGGGCCGGGTGGTATTCGTCATCGGCGGTCCCCGCGGCCTTTCCCGGGCGGTACTGGACAGGGCCGATTTCCGCCTATCCCTTTCCCGTCTTACCTTCCCCCACGAGATTGCCTGCTTGCTCCTGCTGGAGCAGCTATACCGTGCGTTTAAGATCAACCGCCGCGAGCCGTACCACTACTAG
- a CDS encoding YraN family protein, protein MADPGEEVAARYLEELGYRIVARNYRTRWGEIDIIARDGPVLAFVEVRRRGAGSLAHPAETVGRSKRERLARTAADFLGNRGWWHFACRFDVVTITDSEEPEVRLIRDAF, encoded by the coding sequence TTGGCAGATCCGGGAGAGGAAGTGGCAGCCAGGTACCTGGAGGAGCTCGGGTACCGTATTGTGGCGCGCAACTACCGCACGCGGTGGGGGGAAATCGACATCATCGCGCGGGATGGGCCGGTACTGGCATTTGTGGAAGTGAGGCGGCGGGGTGCCGGGAGCCTGGCCCACCCCGCCGAGACGGTGGGCAGGAGCAAGCGGGAACGGCTGGCCAGGACGGCGGCTGATTTCCTGGGAAACCGGGGCTGGTGGCACTTCGCGTGTCGGTTCGACGTGGTCACCATCACAGACAGTGAGGAGCCGGAAGTAAGGCTCATCCGGGACGCGTTTTGA